ACCTGTATTGGTTATTTGATTCATCAGGTGGTGCAAAAAAACAGGCTTTGCGACAAAGGTTACTTATGCTAGAGATAGGGTGGTTGAGTTATTCTTTGGGGTAGTATGCATAGCTTCTGAGCCAAAATATAGTACTTGGAGATTGATATTAGTCAAATTGCTTGTATGTATATCTCTTCTTGATGATACTTATGATGTCTTTGGCACGTTTGAAGAGCTTCAACTCTTGACTGAGGCAATCAAAAGGTTCATTTGATCTCTATTCTCTTTAACCaccaattttatattatttaccaAACTTTTCCCATATAATAAGATTAGGCCAATCTCATTATTAATTATTTCACCCAAACataaagtttatttatttattttctattttcatgaGATGGGATATTAATTACATTGCTCCTCTACCAGAGTGCTTCAAAGTGGTTTTTAATACATTTGTAGAAGAATTCTTTGTCGATATAGTGTCACTGACTACAGAGAGTGGAAGATCAAGCTTCGTGTTGGAAAATGTTAAACAAGCTGTAGGCTCTACTTAATTCattcattaatttaaataattacattattattattattattattattattattattattattattattattaatgcagATATCTACATTGGCACAAGCCTTCTTAATTGAAGCAAAATGGTGTCATGAGCAACATATTCCAACATACGATGAGTACAAGGTTAACGGAGTTCAAACGAGTATATGCCCTCTTATGCTAACAACCTTTATTGTTATGAAAGACTTTGCTACCAAAGAGATGCTTGATTGGAACTTCAGTAATCCCAAAATCATAAATGCCGTTTCACTTATTATCAGACTTGGAAATGACTTATCCTTACATAAGGTGGAAATCattcttaataaatttattttattcaatttaaaatcattaataaaacaaaaatattatttgcatACTAAAATCAGTTACCAAATCAGTCACTGTATATTTGTGTACAAAAATATGTgtagtttaacttatttttaatgagtattttatattttaacatgatGTATTCTATTTTGATGGTTTATTTTAATATACATCTAGCATAGTTAATAATATAGGAGATTTTATCATTGTTTTTTAAAAACTATTATTCTTAAgagattttttttcataaaatcacTTCTTTCAAACGTTTAAAATTATAGGAAAAGAtacttaaataattatataaataacatATCCCTTTTCGTAAGAgtttcttttaaatttatgtgAATTTTTGCATATATCTAAAATTCatgcaaaaactaaaaaaaaacacTTTTACGTGAGGggtgtattaaaaatataattatttatatatttttttcattagtttttggaagaatgaaatttgatttttcctctttaattattttgtaaagtGTAATCTTTTATCATTTGATACATTCTTTCACGTTTTTTTGtctcatttaaaaaatataatatgaaaGATCAAATTTTaccaaataattgaaaaataattgacAACATCCATTTCTAGTGGCATGTGATATTCTTGTTAATAAAATATGTAATAATTTCGAAGAAAAAAATTTGAGTGCAATAATGTCATTTATGCACCATTTGATAAATTTAGGATATCGAactatatatttcaaattttagaaGATATAAATTATGTCATAAGttacatattttaaaatatataaataattgtatATTACGCATGAGCAAGACTTTAGTTACTAAGGtaaattgcttttttttttttttctgagtcTTATTTTTTTTCCCTAAATGTATATTTATTTTAACCAATATTACATGAGCGCTCTGTTTTGTTTAACCCAAAATATATATAGATACATGATAAGTGAGTTATTCAACTTTTGGATGTGACATGCACTCTTTAATTTGTAGGTCGAGCAGGAAAGAAAGCATGTTGCATCTGCAGTTGAATGTTGCATGAAACAATATGGCATTTCACAGGAAGAGGCCTACAATTTCATTTCCAAGGAAATAAGTGATTGTTGGAAGGATATAAATGAAGAGTGCCTGAACTCACATGACATTATTCCAAAGCCTGTGATTAACTGCATTCTTAACTTGGCACGTGCAAGTGAGTTGGCTTATGAAAACTTCGAGGATAAATACACAAACAATGAACTTCTAAAAGATCACGTCGCGGCTTTCCTTCTGGATCCCATCATCATCTAGCATGCATAAATGttctgttatatatatatatatatatatgtgtgtgggACAAAATTAAAGTTGGCTTTCTCTATTGGCCTGGTGTGTTATATGATCCTTAATACGGACGAGGAGAACTGCCGAAAGCTTAGATAAATAATGTTACGTTTCAAGTGTTATTCGGTCTTAATTAATTAGTCTTCTAATAATTATATGTATGTTGTTTAATTTCCCTCTGTTAGTTGTTTGCATTCTGCTTATGTCTTCTTTTGTCTATTTTAATCTGTTTGCAGTTTGTAATAATTAAAGACTGAACTTGGTGTTTAATTACCATTCAGTTACCTTTTATATatttaacaaacaaaaaaaagtttGTGGCATGTGCTTCTTGTATTTAAAACTAAGTTTGTGAAATCATTTTTGCTAACATCTGGTGGAATTAAATTATTAACCATTTCAACATAACAGTGGCAGTAATGCATGTACCTAGCCAATGAACCATACACTGGCATGGCAAAACCCAGGTAGGGCGGGTACCCGCGGAGCGATTTACCTCCCATAAGGACGGGGAACAGAGTCCCGTATAATAAACGGAACAAAAGCAAGGATTCCATTTATATGAAAAGACTAAAATGTCTCCCATATATATATAGCATATATGAGAATGAAAACCCAATCTTAGCCATCAGTAATTTCAAAAGCTTTACTGCTTCAGAGTCTCTCCTCTCCTCTTCTCTCGTCAAACGGTCAAACCTTCAGCCTCTCTTCTCTCGAACACCGCCGTCTGTCGACCGCTACTTCTCACTCGCTCGGTCCCTCAACGCCACCTCCCACCCCTTTAGTGGCTCAGTCCCTCACCGCATCTTCGTCGTCGTCTTTTTCTCGTCGCAGTAGAACATCGTCTTCTCCTCGTCGTTGCCGTTTGTCACATCTTCGTCGTTCGTCGCGTCTTCGCTAGTCTTCACAGGTAAATCGTcggtttttgccttttttttgtcGGGGTAAGTTAACTCTGTGAAGTGTGAACTCAAAGATTTTCATTATTTACTTTGATTGATTTGTTATAATATCTGGAGTTAGGTTAATGTGATTCTGATTCATTATTTATATTTCTGATTCAATGTTAGGTTAATCTGTAGTTTCGGTTAATGTGATTCtaattatgatttttaatttaattataatttatatttgtgATTCAATCTTGGATTTATGTGATTTTTAATTTAAGtattactaaataatatattaccatcagatttatcaggggataaatctgacggtaaaaaTTACCAGCAAAAATATTTCAACGATaattagttgcgttagaaagctaacgttcggagcttcacaacgatatataatttgccatagctgccctgtaatccttgaaatcacttaacacacatatcaaagtatcgaatggtaataagggaagattaaacatagcaaatttaaagcccaaagaagcatgttttcaatcatagcacaaattctgggaaggaattgtaaaaccatgcaaatagtatgaataagtgggtaaagagttaataaaaaccactcaattgagcacaagataaactatgaaATAGTAATTTATCAACCTAGCAATGAAAAAATCAACTGATAAACAATTACCGGCAAGGTTTATGCTGTTAAATTTATTCTGACGCTAAATCTGATGATAAACAGATTATTGGcgaatatttttagtaaattcgACAGTATCTAACAAATTTTTTGTAGTGATAGGTCTTTGGTGATACTTCTCTCTGTTTACTATAGACAAACAAGTAAATCTAAGTATCTttattcaattcaaacaaataataaagtataaattttatcaaaatctataacataaaaaaaaattaataattttgacaAAAGTTGCATGATGCATATGAGAAAATGGATTCATGAAAAatctagaaattaaaaagaatctaTCAGAAGATTCTCTAGCAAGATTCTCAAGCAGTGGCAAAAATAAAACACAGTTATCTAAATGTGGCAAAGACTTCTGTACATAAGAAGATGAAGTTGACAAAAACGAAAAAGATAtgccgaaaaagaagaagagaaagcacAATAGCAATGAAAATGATGGAGAAGGAGAAAATATAGAGCAAAAAAcataaagaagagaagagaataataagataattttatcattttaaactttatttgttgatattttttatataatacctatttagttatttttaataattttgatgattaatctttttgttaattaaaattttttaatagtctTTAGCACTAATTTTCCAATTTTTTATTTGTCCGTCTCTTCTCCTACCCCAACCGACAAATAATCTAGTTcttctttttaagttttttttttaaattattatagatgtatataaaaattaattattaatataaaatatatattaaaaataaattaaataatatataaatatattatgattaattttaatagttaattttaatatatatatatatatataaaatatttttgtttttttatcttaGTATTTTTATAAAGATCTAGTTAATATGtcattaaaattaacaattaaaaaggTTCTTATGAAAAAgatgtaaaatttaaatttttaatatatttaattattatacatatttattgaaatttaaaaatttaaaatttttattaattataattttaacgtATATTTTTATGATACATGTtagttaaactaaaaaaataaatacttagTAATGATGCGTGAAAttaactaaagaaaagaaaaaaatagatcgAGTAATTTATagttaagaaaaaaatttgtaGCACGTGCCCTAATGTAGCCGGCGGCTAGATCACTCTCATTCACATTTGGAAACGGGCGGTTAGAGCCATTAAGAACAACGTTAATAGAATAATTTTTGGGTATTACTTTTAATATCTATAGTAATTAAAttgctttaaaattaaaatttatattgaatataatatttaaaatgagACTAATATCATAAAAAACCATATCATTTTAATTAAAGAAAGATCAATTAAATGATGTCAATtgtataatttattaaatgaaataattaaaaataaataaataatataaaatttaaattgaactAAGACTAAATATTAGAGTGATAAATCTcatatgaattttaaattaaatttttgaatatataaTCCTGTAAATATGAATTTTAgtcatttaattaataatttttgttaataattaatatGAAATATTAACTCATATCATACATAATacctaaaatatttaattaaacactgaataaatatatttataaaaatttatcaatttagtaTCATTAAGTTATATTAAGATTATAgtttatataattgaaaaaatagactgaattgataaaattttataaatatatttattcaacGTCTAATTAGATATgtattaattattaacaaaaactatattaattaaatgaaagaaagataaaaataattaatctgtaatatttaaaaaattgatttgattaataaatttttttaaaaataaatttaaaaaatactcatattttaaagattaattcCACCATTAATCCGATTCTTAACTCATCTCCTTTTACATGCATGAATCATATTCTATATAGTTACCATACCTTTCATTAATTAGAGGTTTAATATCATTTTATAATTGGCAACAAAGTATTGGTTTAGATGTCAAATTTTGTCTTCGCATTAAATCAAGTACTAAACTTCCGTTTGTCATTTTTAATACCTCgctgttaaaaattaaaatcgtaattaaattattgataattgaaggttatgCATAGCTAGTGCCTCATTCTCTATGCAATCACAAACAAATAAATAGATGAAGGCATGGCTAAGGTAGATTGGATCACTCGTTAACTCACTCGtctgtttaaataaataaaaaattatttaaattaatttttaataattttaaaagtaaatattttagtcctaaaaaaattaatacatagattatttttcaaattttacttTGACAAACAAATCAATCTTTAGTTTATTTTCTAGTAtaataattacccaaatcagttttcaaaaattttaaaagcatatattttaatctttaaaaaaaattaatacacagatcaattctCGACaattttttctattcaattttatttttattatatgtcaacttttattattattaacttagtTTTGTTCATGTAGACAATAACACTAACATATTAATGTACTCTTTTCATTAAAAACAAATAAGGTGAATAataatactttaaaatttaaattaaaatattttcttttaatacaaacatattttttaaaataaaatattttttaattatattaatacaaaatatcaaatagttttaattttaaattttttgtaaaataatctctaataattttattgaacattattattattattattattattattattattattattattattattattattattattattattattattgagtgactatatatagttatatacactttttatattataaatacatacataaaaatctaatgaataaatgtatccttattttattcaaaaaaaacataaaattatggtacaatattattgtataattaataataataattattttttttgtttttttagacaAAAGACTGTTATATCTGATAAAAAAAACTTTGAGAATTAATTCTGTCGAAAAAGTTTTTTGAAGACTAAAATgtctacttttaaaattttttatgactgatttggataattattcTGTCGAAAAATAAACTAGAGACTAATTTATCTGATAAAgtaaaactttaaaaatatttttatatattatcttttaaaaaaaattaaaatatatatttttaaaatttttaaaaattaatttaataattactcaataaataaaatcttaaaatttatcttatatatacattaatttattaatctataataattttttaatagacCTCTAATCCGTTATGAATTAGTCCAAAAAAAATACcgtaaaaaaaattgatgaagaCATGAATGGTAGCCTAGCTAGTAGCTATTACAGATAAAGTACTTatatgattaaaatattttactctaTTTGATGATAACAATGAAACTACGTTCATAAATGATAATTCACTatatttatataaacataaattataattaaatttattgaaattaaaatgttTTTAAGTCTTAAATTGACAAACATTTTTAGATGTATGAGCAATAGACTAAAGTTTCATttgagaaattttaaaaattatttttttgagcttctgaaaaaatagtagtattaatatttagtataattttttaaaaattatttaaatatttatagaaaaattaaaaaaaaaatttctttgataataaattattttattacatttctttaaaaataaacacttttagaactaaaaataaaaaaaataatttatttataaattatttttaatataaatatttattgtttaaactatttttttaaaataaacttaattaaattatttatccaaattaaacctaataattaaactattttaatttGCATCTTCGtttattttctaataatatcGATTAGCTATAACttgaaattttatttctattattgtaTAAGAAATTTGTCGACTGTTTAATTCAAATAGTACATTTTATAGATTAAAGTAACTTGAATAAATAGTAACTTAAATAGGTAGATGAAAATGGGGAAGGGAAAAGGAATACCAAATTCATTTAGTAAGATTGAGAGAAGTActttctttaaaataaataaaagtagaaataaaaagTTATTTTACATTTACTCATATTTATTGAAGTATATTTTATTAGAATCAGAAAAAAGTAAGttatttgaatataaaaaatatgtaactaatatttttaataaaattatcatTTTGGTCACATGGAATGCAAAAATTAGTTTACACATTCtatgaaatcttttaaaaaaatcttttatattatttatttatttcaataaaataaaacagtTGCATAggttattagtaaaaaataaatatattatatttttaaaactttaattaaaattattctgttttaataataatattaaatagataCAATACACATTTTTATACACACATACTTATTTGTACACAAACTAACacaattgtttttgaaaaaagtgaaattaattatttttttcttctattaaaaAGAGAACAAAAGCTCAAACAATAAGTTTTTTTTAGAAAGTACTTTTGTTATAAAAGTACAAATAAATGAGCTCATTCATTAGCTTAGTTTTAATTTGTTGTAAAACCAAATAtagatattatttttcttataaaatgTTAAACTATGAAGAGAATAAGAAACAAATTACTTAGTTtagagttatttatttttaattttagaaaattaaaagttGATAATAGTATTTAGTAAATTTTCAATCTAATTAATATCAAAATAATTTCaaactttatttgtttgtttgatgGGCAATTTAGCTAAATAAAATGGTTGGGAGAAATATTTACTCAAATGCAACAATTGCAATTCTTTTACTACTTGCGTGTTCTAATTCATTATTATGTAAACCGTTGTAAATTACCACGTTTTACTTTTTACACATAAATCGTGCTAGGTTCCACAGTTTACGAATGAAACAAAATGAGCATAAACCGCGGGAAGTAAGCACGGATTATGCATAAATAACGTGGGTAAAAACCGTGCTAGGTTCCCACGGTATATGAGTAGTCTGTATAATTATAAAATTCCTTAAATTACCACGGTTTATGCGTGGagtaatataaatacaaaattcacCTATCACATTgactaaacttatttatttaccTAAAGTTTGTTTATAGACTCAACAAACTTGCTTACGTTTTAATACGATTTAAATTGtgttagtatatttttataaattttaatcaatttaattttacttaaataattagatttttaaattataaaatctgtattagtttgtaatttaaaatttaaatagatataatttaaattaataatttataaaattgtatgtattcgtattattatactcatatgattaattacatttattcaatttttaaaaaataaccgtggttaatttttttatttaaatacattcatattatttttaaattaaaaaatatatttatttaaaataatataagtacgtttatttaaatttaaaaaattttaaaataataaaagtatgtttatttaaaatattaaaaatttaaattttaaataaacttacttatattaattttaaattttatttaaaataatttaaatatgttcatttaaattaaaaaattaaaataataacagtacatttatttaaaaaattttaatttaaaaataatataagtgtatttatttgttaattaaaaattaacaaccgtttttttaaatagaataaatataattaatcatatgagtacaataatacgagtatatacaattttataaatcattaatttaaattatatctatttaaattttaaattacaaactaataccaattttataatttaaaaatctaattatttaaataaaattaaattgattaaaaaaaatatactaatacaatTTAAATCGTATTACAACTTAAACAAATTTGCTGAGATCATAAACAAACTTTacgtaaataaataagtttagttGATGTGATAGGTGAATTTTGTACAAACTTTatgaaaacacaataaaaaacaaattttaaaaaataacatgatttttttagaattaatttttttatattttataatagaaataaaaaatctgatTAACATTGAGTTGGTCTAATATtctagataattttattttttagtgtaattCGAATTGCATCTCTTATAATTCGAA
This region of Arachis hypogaea cultivar Tifrunner chromosome 8, arahy.Tifrunner.gnm2.J5K5, whole genome shotgun sequence genomic DNA includes:
- the LOC112705328 gene encoding (-)-germacrene D synthase-like — protein: MSFSASVPVMTSIPHIPSNSKRCSANFAPSIWQNTFLKYADSKSLEVSETMKQEVQMHKEKVKMNLSSNDSNILQKLSLIDSIQCLSISSHFEDEIDEILVQIHNNFTNNSLAIEERNLHFTALFFRLLRQKGYYISSDVFNKFKNKKGEFDEIIVVQDVEGMWSLYEAAQLRVHGEDILEEAHEFTYNKLKSMINQLNPSLADQINQSLRLPLHKTFSRIRARSYMSFYEENPSHDKVLLALAKLDFNMLQSLHQKEIGNITRWCKKTGFATKVTYARDRVVELFFGVVCIASEPKYSTWRLILVKLLVCISLLDDTYDVFGTFEELQLLTEAIKRWDINYIAPLPECFKVVFNTFVEEFFVDIVSLTTESGRSSFVLENVKQAISTLAQAFLIEAKWCHEQHIPTYDEYKVNGVQTSICPLMLTTFIVMKDFATKEMLDWNFSNPKIINAVSLIIRLGNDLSLHKVEQERKHVASAVECCMKQYGISQEEAYNFISKEISDCWKDINEECLNSHDIIPKPVINCILNLARASELAYENFEDKYTNNELLKDHVAAFLLDPIII